A single region of the Gopherus evgoodei ecotype Sinaloan lineage chromosome 3, rGopEvg1_v1.p, whole genome shotgun sequence genome encodes:
- the LOC115648563 gene encoding vascular non-inflammatory molecule 3-like isoform X2, which translates to MLMNKNMDVLEGAIKAAALQGARIIVTPEDGIYGWLFTRETIYPYLEDIPDPQVNWIPCTDPDRFAPAPVQERLSCMARSNAIYVVANIGDKKPCNSSDPKCPSDGHYQYNTDVVFDSEGKLVARYHKYNLFVTETQFDYPKEPEFVTFNTSFGKFGIFTCADILFHDPAVVLVSKLQVDTVLFPTAWMNTLPLLSACQFHSAWAMGMGVNFLSANICNSSLDITGSGIYAPNVPRAFHYNTETESGHLLVTELSSHPRLSPTYPIAVNWSSYATSIKRFSPDGHDFSGVIYFDLFTFTELAKPEGNRTVCQKDLCCHLSYRMAEKREDEVYVLGAFDGLHVVEGEYYLQICTLLKCKSTDLKTCGQPVATAHTSFDTFSLSGTFGTSYIFPEVLLTGVQLAPGEFQVLSDGRLINQNGTSKPVLSVTLFGRWYEKDPPHPQQAFP; encoded by the exons ATGCTGATGAACAAAAACATGGATGTTTTGGAAGGGGCCATCAAAGCAGCAGCCCTGCAG GGTGCACGTATTATTGTGACTCCTGAAGATGGTATTTACGGCTGGCTTTTCACAAGAGAAACCATTTATCCCTATCTTGAGGACATCCCAGATCCACAGGTGAACTGGATTCCATGTACTGACCCTGACAG ATTTGCTCCTGCACCAGTGCAGGAAAGACTCAGCTGCATGGCTAGGAGCAATGCGATCTATGTGGTTGCCAATATTGGGGACAAGAAGCCATGTAATTCCAGTGATCCCAAATGCCCCAGCGATGGTCACTATCAGTATAATACTGATGTTGTGTTTGATTCAGAAGGGAAATTGGTGGCACGCTACCATAAG TATAACCTCTTTGTGACAGAAACTCAGTTTGATTACCCTAAGGAGCCAGAGTTTGTCACCTTCAATACATCCTTTGGAAAGTTTGGCATTTTCACTTGTGCGGACATACTTTTCCATGATCCTGCTGTGGTCCTGGTGAGCAAGTTACAAGTGGACACCGTGTTGTTCCCAACAGCTTGGATGAATACTCTACCACTTTTGTCTGCTTGTCAGTTCCACTCTGCGTGGGCTATGGGAATGGGTGTCAATTTTCTTTCAGCGAATATATGCAACTCCAGTTTAGATATAACAG GGAGTGGCATCTATGCACCAAATGTACCCAGAGCATTTCATTACAATACAGAAACAGAAAGCGGTCACCTCCTGGTTACAGAGCTGAGTTCACACCCTCGTCTTTCTCCCACTTACCCTATTGCTGTCAACTGGAGCTCGTATGCCACAAGCATCAAACGATTCTCACCAGATGGccatgatttcagtggagtcattTACTTTGATCTGTTCACCTTCACTGAACTCGCTAAGCCTGAAGGAAACCGTACAGTTTGCCAGAAAGACCTTTGCTGTCATTTGAGCTACAGGATGGCGGAGAAGCGAGAAGATGAAGTATATGTCTTAGGTGCTTTTGATGGCCTCCATGTTGTTGAAGGAGAATACTATTTGCAG ATATGCACACTACTGAAGTGTAAAAGCACAGACTTgaaaacttgcgggcagccagtGGCTACTGCTCACACCAGCTTTGACACATTCTCTCTCAGTGGCACATTTGGCACTAGCTACATCTTTCCAGAAGTCTTGCTCACTGGGGTTCAACTGGCGCCTGGTGAATTTCAG GTATTAAGTGATGGACGTCTGATAAACCAGAATGGCACTTCTAAACCAGTCTTGTCAGTGACACTCTTTGGGAGGTGGTATGAAAAGGACCCCCCACACCCACAACAGGCTTTCCCATGA
- the VNN1 gene encoding LOW QUALITY PROTEIN: pantetheinase (The sequence of the model RefSeq protein was modified relative to this genomic sequence to represent the inferred CDS: deleted 1 base in 1 codon) — protein sequence MIVFQPHVYATVFILSILQAFALDSYIAAVYEHSVILPNVTGRPVSSEDALTLMNKNMDVLEGAIKAAAQQGAHIIVTPEDGIYGWVFKRDTIFPYLEDIPDPQVNWIPCTDPERFAPAAVQERLSCMARNNSIYVVANIGDKKPCNSSDPKCPSNGHYQYNTNVVFDSEGKLVARYHKYNLFMSETQFDSPKEPEIVTFNTSFGKFGIFTCFDILFHDPAVTVVSKLHVDTVLFPTAWMNVLPHLTAIEFHSAWAMGMGVNLLAADTHNTSLAMTGSGIYAPDDPGHFHYNMETEDGHLLVAELSSLPRLSPTYPSAVNWRAYATSVKRFSPDDRNFSGVIFFDKFTFTELTKPEGNRTVCQKDLCCHLSYRMTEKQEDEVYVLGAFDGLHVVEGEYYLQICTLLKCKSTDLKTCGQPVATAHTRFEAFSLSGTFGTSYVFPEVLLSGVQLAPGEFQVLSDGRLISQSGTSKPVLTVTLFGRWYEKDPP from the exons ATGATCGTGTTCCAGCCTCACGTATATGCTACAGTTTTTATACTCTCAATCCTTCAGGCCTTTGCCTTGGACAGCTACATTGCAGCAGTGTATGAGCACTCTGTTATATTGCCAAATGTCACTGGGAGACCTGTTTCATCTGAAGATGCTTTGACACTAATGAACAAAAATATGGATGTTTTGGAAGGGGCCATCAAAGCAGCAGCCCAACAG GGTGCACACATCATTGTGACTCCTGAAGATGGCATTTATGGCTGGGTCTTCAAAAGAGACACCATTTTCCCCTATCTTGAAGACATCCCAGATCCACAAGTAAACTGGATTCCATGCACTGATCCTGAAAG ATTTGCTCCTGCAGCAGTGCAGGAAAGGCTCAGCTGCATGGCAAGAAACAACTCTATCTATGTGGTTGCCAATATTGGAGACAAGAAGCCATGTAATTCCAGTGATCCCAAGTGCCCCAGCAATGGACACTACCAATACAATACTAATGTTGTCTTTGACTCAGAAGGAAAATTAGTGGCACGCTATCACAAG TATAATCTCTTTATGTCAGAAACGCAGTTTGATTCCCCCAAGGAGCCAGAGATTGTCACTTTCAACACATCTTTTGGAAAGTTCGGCATTTTCACTTGCTTTGACATACTTTTTCATGACCCAGCTGTGACTGTGGTGAGCAAATTACATGTGGATACTGTGCTGTTTCCCACTGCTTGGATGAATGTCCTACCACATTTGACTGCTATTGAATTCCACTCCGCCTGGGCTATGGGGATGGGTGTCAATTTACTTGCAGCTGATACACATAACACCAGCCTGGCTATGACAG GGAGTGGTATCTATGCACCTGAT GACCCAGGGCATTTTCATTACAATATGGAAACAGAGGACGGTCACCTCCTGGTTGCGGAACTGAGTTCACTACCTCGTCTTTCTCCTACCTACCCTTCTGCTGTTAACTGGAGAGCATATGCCACAAGTGTCAAACGATTCTCACCAGATGACCGTAATTTCAGTGGAGTCATTTTCTTTGATAAGTTCACCTTCACTGAACTCACCAAGCCTGAAGGAAATCGTACAGTTTGCCAGAAAGACCTTTGCTGTCATCTTAGCTACAGAATGACGGAGAAGCAAGAAGATGAAGTTTATGTGCTGGGTGCTTTTGATGGCCTCCATGTTGTTGAAGGAGAATACTATTTGCAG ATATGCACACTACTGAAGTGTAAAAGCACAGACTTGAAAACCTGTGGGCAGCCAGTGGCTACTGCTCACACCAGGTTTGAAGCATTCTCTCTCAGCGGTACATTTGGCACTAGTTACGTCTTCCCAGAAGTCTTGCTCAGTGGGGTTCAGTTGGCGCCTGGCGAATTTCAG GTATTAAGTGATGGACGTTTGATCAGTCAGAGTGGTACATCTAAACCAGTTTTAACAGTGACGCTTTTTGGGAGGTGGTATGAAAAGGACCCACCATAA
- the LOC115648563 gene encoding pantetheinase-like isoform X1 gives MVYSQPHVYTTIFTLSVLKACALDSYIAAVYEHSVILSEDTKIPVSPEDALMLMNKNMDVLEGAIKAAALQGARIIVTPEDGIYGWLFTRETIYPYLEDIPDPQVNWIPCTDPDRFAPAPVQERLSCMARSNAIYVVANIGDKKPCNSSDPKCPSDGHYQYNTDVVFDSEGKLVARYHKYNLFVTETQFDYPKEPEFVTFNTSFGKFGIFTCADILFHDPAVVLVSKLQVDTVLFPTAWMNTLPLLSACQFHSAWAMGMGVNFLSANICNSSLDITGSGIYAPNVPRAFHYNTETESGHLLVTELSSHPRLSPTYPIAVNWSSYATSIKRFSPDGHDFSGVIYFDLFTFTELAKPEGNRTVCQKDLCCHLSYRMAEKREDEVYVLGAFDGLHVVEGEYYLQICTLLKCKSTDLKTCGQPVATAHTSFDTFSLSGTFGTSYIFPEVLLTGVQLAPGEFQVLSDGRLINQNGTSKPVLSVTLFGRWYEKDPPHPQQAFP, from the exons ATGGTCTATTCCCAGCCTCATGTTTACACTACAATTTTTACTTTGTCTGTCCTTAAGGCCTGTGCTTTGGACAGCTACATTGCAGCAGTGTATGAGCACTCAGTTATATTATCAGAGGACACCAAAATACCTGTTTCTCCTGAAGATGCTTTGATGCTGATGAACAAAAACATGGATGTTTTGGAAGGGGCCATCAAAGCAGCAGCCCTGCAG GGTGCACGTATTATTGTGACTCCTGAAGATGGTATTTACGGCTGGCTTTTCACAAGAGAAACCATTTATCCCTATCTTGAGGACATCCCAGATCCACAGGTGAACTGGATTCCATGTACTGACCCTGACAG ATTTGCTCCTGCACCAGTGCAGGAAAGACTCAGCTGCATGGCTAGGAGCAATGCGATCTATGTGGTTGCCAATATTGGGGACAAGAAGCCATGTAATTCCAGTGATCCCAAATGCCCCAGCGATGGTCACTATCAGTATAATACTGATGTTGTGTTTGATTCAGAAGGGAAATTGGTGGCACGCTACCATAAG TATAACCTCTTTGTGACAGAAACTCAGTTTGATTACCCTAAGGAGCCAGAGTTTGTCACCTTCAATACATCCTTTGGAAAGTTTGGCATTTTCACTTGTGCGGACATACTTTTCCATGATCCTGCTGTGGTCCTGGTGAGCAAGTTACAAGTGGACACCGTGTTGTTCCCAACAGCTTGGATGAATACTCTACCACTTTTGTCTGCTTGTCAGTTCCACTCTGCGTGGGCTATGGGAATGGGTGTCAATTTTCTTTCAGCGAATATATGCAACTCCAGTTTAGATATAACAG GGAGTGGCATCTATGCACCAAATGTACCCAGAGCATTTCATTACAATACAGAAACAGAAAGCGGTCACCTCCTGGTTACAGAGCTGAGTTCACACCCTCGTCTTTCTCCCACTTACCCTATTGCTGTCAACTGGAGCTCGTATGCCACAAGCATCAAACGATTCTCACCAGATGGccatgatttcagtggagtcattTACTTTGATCTGTTCACCTTCACTGAACTCGCTAAGCCTGAAGGAAACCGTACAGTTTGCCAGAAAGACCTTTGCTGTCATTTGAGCTACAGGATGGCGGAGAAGCGAGAAGATGAAGTATATGTCTTAGGTGCTTTTGATGGCCTCCATGTTGTTGAAGGAGAATACTATTTGCAG ATATGCACACTACTGAAGTGTAAAAGCACAGACTTgaaaacttgcgggcagccagtGGCTACTGCTCACACCAGCTTTGACACATTCTCTCTCAGTGGCACATTTGGCACTAGCTACATCTTTCCAGAAGTCTTGCTCACTGGGGTTCAACTGGCGCCTGGTGAATTTCAG GTATTAAGTGATGGACGTCTGATAAACCAGAATGGCACTTCTAAACCAGTCTTGTCAGTGACACTCTTTGGGAGGTGGTATGAAAAGGACCCCCCACACCCACAACAGGCTTTCCCATGA